The nucleotide window CCTAAAAAGACTCTTAAAATTGAATGGAGGGCATAGTAAATTAAGACTGCCCAAAACTACTATAAGATTTATGTACATGTGCAATTACAATAAAGAATCACTGCCTATGTCATTGGATACTCTGCAGCATTTTAAATAACGTAGTTAGCATTTTTCAAGAAAGTCAATTAAACTTAAAATTGTTTTGCTCCAGAGTTGTAAGTTACTAATTGgccaatttattttaaagatgtCAGTTGGACTATAAGATTAAATATCAATTAAGTAGActttcatattaaattaaacatttcataaaaagtCAGTTCTGTTCTAAGCTTGAACCTTATAAGTCAGTCAAATATACAGAAATAAGATTTGGAAGAGAAAATGTCATCACTCTAAATCACAGTaccaacttttatttattttttatttatatataatataatagaaaagaaatatttttccaCAAGTTAACtagataattcaaatattagTTACAAACTGTTGCTGTTTTAGTCTTAACTTCCAAATTAGATAATTAGGAAGAGTGTTATTGAAGTCTAGTGCAAATAAAGTTGAATCTTTTACCCAAATGATGGTAAATATAACAACTTTATATAGAGACACTGTTTGGTATTCCTTTTCCAGTAAGTCCTGTATCACTTAAAGGATAAAGCAATGTATATGGCATCTTAATAGGCCCCATTCTGTTCTTCCATTTCTTGTCATTGTTcatctttataattttttcttcaatttcagttAGCTTCTTTCCAAATCTTTCTAAAGCTTGTAATGGCTCTTTGTCATTAGTCCATTCAGGAGTGTCTCTTTGCCCAAGGTAGATTTCATCTGAAGAATGTGTTGACAAAATCTCTATAGCAGAAATTCCAATGAGAGTCTGAAGTTGTGGTGTAATTGTACTCAGATGTCCTTTTTCAGGGTTCGTCTTCAGCTCTTCATACTCGGGACTGCCTGGTTCAGGCATGAGCCTTCGGCTCATTGAGGGGCGGTTTGGTAGGTAGCCACCATAAGGATACTGCCCGAAATTGATGGCTGCATGAAGAGCAGAAGCAATCCAGATAATTATGGTGCATGAGTCAGTCAGTTCTTTGAGGGTCTGCATTTTAGGCCACCATGGCTCGTCTTTCTTGTCACCGTGTCCCTCTTCTTGGAGTTCCTTCCACCAGGCCTGAAGTTCAGTGTCCTTCTGAATCATGTCATCTCTTTTGTAATAGATGGTGCAATACTCCTGAACCCAACTTTTGATAGCTGACCATATTTCTAGCCCATCCACAGCATACGGATAGTCCTGGATTAGAAGACGGATGCCTTTTTCTGATTCTGGATCCTCAATTGCCACACCTCTACAGCACAATACAAATCAATAATGCATTTCAAGGAGCTTTTTTCCATTGTGTACTTATCGAATCCTTTAAGTAAATTGCGTGGATTAAGTAGTGAATTACCTCTTGATAAGATCAGCAGGAAGGGCCTGCTCAGGAAAAACCCAATCCTTGTAAGCTGCTGAGGTCATCTCCATGGCATATTTTGTAGGGAAAACTGTTTGCTCAAGAATTCCTCCAGCATTAAGCAGAGTCTGTCTAGCTAAGGCATTTATGTGCATTGTATCACGAAAGTGAGGATGCAAAAGCTTGTAGATAGGATGAAGCACACTTAGTTGTCTGTTTGTCGCGATCACAATTGGCTCTATTGTGGCATGAGTGTGTAACCTGAGAAAAATGAGAGAGAGATAGTCAAAGAGGTCCTTGGAAAGAAAACAAAGTAAATTGATGATCATTGGCCATAAAAAAAGCATTTTCCAGTTTAAGCACCAGTGGCTGATTAGCTGATGAACTCCAGAGTCATTGACTGCAACATAAGCTTTTGCCAATTGCCATATCGAAGCCTCAGTGCCATATTCCTGTGGTGTAAAAACTTTGCTAATGAAACCATGCTGATCTCCATCAGGATGAGGCAAGCTTAGTTCAATGCCTAGCAGCTTCAAAGTCCCATCTTTTTGTAGAAAGAGGAGAGTTCTTGAGGCATAAATTTTTGTACTTGTCATATTGATCTGCCTCATATATGGCATTAATGTGTCATGATGATTCAATATGAAAAGCTGATTCGCCTTGATCGCCTAATAAGGTAAGTATTTATCAGATACAGGTCCAATTTAGTTAAACAGGCAATCAGAAGTACTATAAAATCAATTCATAGAACCTCTTCTATAGTGAGTCCATCCAACTGATTTTGAATATGTTCTCTGGTTATATTGCTAGTTTGGTCACCATAGACTTTGGGGTCCAGCTTACTAGTCGGAGGAAACTCCTGCAGAAAAAGAGTTTCAGCTCATAATCTTTCAACTAAAGAATAAGTAACTTTAGATTCATTCACATGACGATAGAGATAATATGAATTTCGTTAAAAAGTTAGAGACAAGATTAGAAATTCTAGAGGAGGAAAAGATAATATTAGTTTACTTTAAGGCCACAAATGCAGACAGGGTTTATTCCAGCAAGCATCTCTCTTGCAAATTCCTCATCAGTTCTCCAAGCTGACTTATCCTCTGTTGCAACCATGTAAAACTATGAGAAAGCACAAAGCAAAAAGGAAATATTCCCTTTGGGGATTGACTTACTGTTACTCTTTCATCCAAAAGTACCTTTTATAACCTGTGGCATTGGATACTTAAGAAACTCCTGACCAGAACTTTGAATTAATTCCTTGATCATCGCTGTACTACTTCTCTGCAAAACATCTTCAGGAAGATTGATTCCTCCtccataaatttttaaaatatcttcaAAGCTGTTGAACTCGTTGAGGTTGATGTTTCCTAAAGACTCAAGCTCGGGGACAAGGAGCTGAACGATGACCTTAAGTGCTATACAAATAAAGTCTGTCATCTTTAAGGGTGCAAATTTTTCGTCCCTTGGAACATAAATGCCAAAACTCATTAGCAGTGGGAGCCGACTCTCAGAATTAGGATCTGCTCAAAATTTGAGGAAatcagacataatgaaaaatggCATGCCTTATAGTAAAGATCAGTGTGATGCAGAAATGAGTTACCTGTTTTTGTTGGTGGTCTGCTGGTTTTTCCTCTACGCGGATAAGGATACTTTGTAGATCCTCCTAGGATTGGCCTGACATAAGTTGAACCCTTTTCAGGATCTCCAAGGTCATTGTAATAAGCATAGTCGTAAACCCTGTCCCACTCCTCAAGCTTTCCAATCCCATTTCCTCTCAAGTTCAACAATTCCTCTTCCCTATACCAGCGCAATTTTACAGGAGTTTCACTTGGAAGCCAAGCCTGCATCAAGTAAACAAAGTGCTCTATCATAAACTGCATAGGCGTATGGATAtacatattatttgaaaatcaaagtGCTCACCTGATTCACAAAGAATATGCGGTCCAATTTGTACTTTTCAGCTGGATAAACCCAAGAATTGCAGACAAAATGCATGCCACCATGACTTGGATCATCAACTTCAACTTCAAGAGTCAGTTTCTTGAGAAAGAACTCACTAGGATTAAAGTTCTTGATGATGAATGCTCCCGGAGCTCCAAACTCTTCGTCCAAATCAAATGTGATACTGAACTTTGATTCATCGCCTACCTTACTCTCATCTCTCAAGTGTGTTGGATTCCCAAGTTTCCCTTTATTTTCTTTCCGTTCAAGAataaaatcatgacttaaaaATTCCCCATTATTCAAGAgttaaaaattcatatataaagCAAGACCAATAGGATGGCCACAatattactagtatatataaaattttacaaagGGACAAAAACTACATCATTACTACAACAACAATCATCACTGACCATGTCGAAACATTTAAGCTCATCTTAGACCACTATCttacacaataaaaaaaaagtacaaaacgTTCACTATATTTTCTACTGACAAAAGGATAACCACAGCGAAGAATAaggaaattttgaaaaatggaaaaagtaaTCACCTGAATCTCCATTAACAGAAGAGATAAGCTGCAGTATAACCTTGTCTCCAAGAATCTCATAAGTTTGCTGTTGAACCACTTCCGATGGAACAAGCTCTAAAGCTCTCTTTTTCACAAGGACAACAGTGCCATTGATCTTTTTGCTTTCAAGTTTACTAGTTGATGCCATTAAAGATGACTACTATAGGATCTTTGTGGTGTTTAGGCCAAATGAAAGAAACTATGAATTTATAGGCAAAGGACATGGTTGTGTTATGATCAagctacttatttattttttatattatcgaCAAATGCTAGTGAAAGATAATGCACTCTTAGATGGAATTTTACTTAAATAACTAAAGTGCTAGGTgatcaattaaatttataaagatTCCTTGCAGCTATTCCTGATCACTTGTTAATCCTAAAATTATCACCATGTCATGGTGGTTTCAATGGCTAGTTTGCACGGACCTCGACTATTCCACCAGCTACCTATTATTTCCTACTAGCACACAAGTACAGATTTACCAATAATGAGACGACTAGGAAAATATCACACAGATTTTTTGGTTTCTGCTGGAATTTGACCCCTTCGccttgtatatttttatggataataaattttttttggtgtaCTACATAGCAATGACAAAGTTGTTTCTTCAAAAGGGCCTAAGAAATAGAAGTCTTTGTCCCATAGAAGCAAGGCAAATAATTGCAAATGTACAAAAAAATACAGCCAAAATTCCATTTACACAAGTAGGTCAGGTATTTCCAACTCCTGAGAAAATGACAATTTTCTGCTTTCATTGTGTAAAAGGAACCTTAGAATACTGGAACCATTTCTTAAAGTTCCTTCTAatactattttcattattatgcTACTAAATAGAGTTAGCATCACCATTTGTCAAGAATCCAAAAGTATGAAAATTTGTCCCTCTTTTGGCTCTTTTTACTTCTTAAGACATTATAACAATTTATTAAGTTGAAAATACATCtgtcaagttttcaataaacTGCAACTTCTGTAACTTTCACAGTGTAATAAGgatcatatataaattttcttgttattaaataacagaagaagatgaagaaaacaAACCAATAATTCCTCATTAAATTAGTGAAATATATTGAGTTGCATTGGTTCTTTTGACAATGACATTCAATAAACATCCTCTACtgctttcaaaaaaataatgtttcagTGCGACACACAAAGACCATAATCAGATTTCTGATACATATATTCTTTCTAGTAGTAAAAAGTTCATCCCCAAAAGAAATAACAAGAAAAAGGAGGTTCATTAGTAATGTTGCAGGTGTTATGGATGTATCATATAGTACTCTATTGCTTGACCTCCTTATTATGAAACATCACAAGCTAGAACTGAGCTCTCGTAGACACAAATACATTACAGTACTATTTACTTATGTGGTTTAAGtaataatcaaaacaaacaatatatttaaataacaatacaatacaagcTGTTATAGAATAGAAGAGCTTACAACATAACATCCCTTATTGTAACTGGAATTTCTGAAAATACAGACTTTATTtggtatttatatatttatactgTTGGGAATTCCTTTGCCTGTAAGTCCCTCTTCACTTGTGGGGAAGAGCAAAGTATATGGAACTTTAGCAGGTCCTAACCTGTTCTTCCATTTCTGATGATCACTATTCATCTGCATAATTTGATCCTCAATATCACTCAGCTTCTTTCCAACCCTCTCAAAAGCTAAAATTGGTTCTTGATCCTTTGTCCATTCAGGTGAGTCCCTCTGCCCGAGGTAAAGTGTATCCGAAGCATGTGTTGACAAGACCTCTAAGACGGAAATTTCAAGCAGTGTCTGCAGAGGAGGAACGGTTGTTTTGAGGAATACCTTGTCTGGATTTGTCTTGAGCTCTTCATATTCAGAACTTCCTGGTTCTGGCATGAACATTCGACTTAAACTAGGGCGATTAACGAGGTAACCAGCATAAGGGTATTGCCCAAAATTGACTGCTGCATGAAGTGCTGAAGCTATCCATATTGTGATGGTGCAAGATTCTATGAGCTCTTGTCGAGTTTGCATTTTAGGCCACCAAGGCTCATCTTTCTTGTCACCATGTCCTTCTTCGCGGAGTTCCTTCCACCAAGCCTGGAGTTCACTGTCTTTCTGTACCGCGTCATCTGATTTGTAATAGAAGTTGCAGTATTCTGTTACCCAACTTTTGATTGCTGACCAGACTTTTAACCCATCAACAGCATATGGATAGTCCTGAATTAGTAAGTGAATGCCATGTGGGGAGTTCAAGTCCTCAACAGCCACTCCCCTGAAAGTGAGTAAAGTTATGGTCAGGTTATCAAGAAAGCTACACcgaaaatattattttggtgaattcATATACTGATGATTGACTATAAAGTTTACAAGTACTTTGTGTCTTTTCATTTACCTTTTGATGAGATCAGCAGGAAGTGCTTGTTCAGGGAAAATCCAGTCTTTGTAAACTACTGCTGACATTTCCATGGAATATTTGGAAGGGAAAAAAGTCAACTCAATAACTCCGTCACTATTGATCAAGAGTTGTCTTGCTAAAGCATTTATGTTCATCGTGTCACGATAATGAGGAAGGAGAAGCTTATGAATGGGATGAAGCACACTTAGTTGCCTATTTGTTGCAATCACAAATGGCTCGATCACCGCATGTGTATTCAACCTGAGAGGGTAATAATAAGTGTTCGATTAATTTTACTCAATCATAAATTGAATTTGGTTATGGGTAAGTTGTGTTTCATATAAAGCTTTTGGCAGGTTTTACCAGTGACTGACGAGCTCATGAATGCCCGAGTCATTCACTACTGCATAGGCTTTGGCCAACTGCCAGATGGAACTTTCAACACCTTGATCAGATGGTGTGTACACTTTGCTAACAGTACCAAATTGATCTCCGTCTGGATGTGGCAAACTTAGTTCAATTGCCAGAGGCTTCAAAGTTCCATTATCTTGCAAGAAAAGCAGAGTTCTTGAGGcataattttttgtgtttgtcGTCGCGTTAATTCTCCTCAAGTATGGCATAACGATGTCATGATGGTTCAATATGAATAGCATGTTAGCCTTGATTGCCTGATAAATAGTACCAACTCTTTATCAACTAATATTTGTCAGTACAAGCTTCTCACTAAAGTTGATTGAAGAATTTACCCAGTATCAACATAAAAGTAGTAATTACCTCATCAACTGTTAGTCCATCCAACTTATCCTCTATCTGCTCTCTGGTAATTGTACTGTTTTGGTTGCCATATATGTTAGGATCCAGATTGCTTTTCGGAGGAAATTCCTACAGATAATAGATAAGCCAGCATCTTCAAAATGTGTAAGAGATAATCACGAAAATAGAAGTAGCAAGATCTTGATATCCTCAAAGAGTAGCAATTCAGATGAGTGAAAGTTTACTTGGAGTCTACTAATTAAGACGGGATTGATTCCCGCCAACATTTCTCTACCAAATTCTTCATCCGTCCTCCATGCAGTTTTATCCTCTAAATACACCAATAATATTTAGATTACCAAAGGTGAGGGGgtgaaaaataatacttttgagttttgatcatgcagaaatttaaataaataccTTGAATAACTTGAGGAGTTGGGAACTTGAATAAGCCTTCACCATCAGAATGAAAGACATCTTTTAGAATCTCCAAAGGAATACTATCAATAAGGGCTTTCAACAAAGGGCCTTGAGGCAACTTGATTCCTCCTTCATAGAGTTCAAGT belongs to Solanum stenotomum isolate F172 chromosome 1, ASM1918654v1, whole genome shotgun sequence and includes:
- the LOC125853100 gene encoding probable linoleate 9S-lipoxygenase 5 — protein: MASTSKLESKKINGTVVLVKKRALELVPSEVVQQQTYEILGDKVILQLISSVNGDSENKGKLGNPTHLRDESKVGDESKFSITFDLDEEFGAPGAFIIKNFNPSEFFLKKLTLEVEVDDPSHGGMHFVCNSWVYPAEKYKLDRIFFVNQAWLPSETPVKLRWYREEELLNLRGNGIGKLEEWDRVYDYAYYNDLGDPEKGSTYVRPILGGSTKYPYPRRGKTSRPPTKTDPNSESRLPLLMSFGIYVPRDEKFAPLKMTDFICIALKVIVQLLVPELESLGNINLNEFNSFEDILKIYGGGINLPEDVLQRSSTAMIKELIQSSGQEFLKYPMPQVIKEDKSAWRTDEEFAREMLAGINPVCICGLKEFPPTSKLDPKVYGDQTSNITREHIQNQLDGLTIEEAIKANQLFILNHHDTLMPYMRQINMTSTKIYASRTLLFLQKDGTLKLLGIELSLPHPDGDQHGFISKVFTPQEYGTEASIWQLAKAYVAVNDSGVHQLISHWLHTHATIEPIVIATNRQLSVLHPIYKLLHPHFRDTMHINALARQTLLNAGGILEQTVFPTKYAMEMTSAAYKDWVFPEQALPADLIKRGVAIEDPESEKGIRLLIQDYPYAVDGLEIWSAIKSWVQEYCTIYYKRDDMIQKDTELQAWWKELQEEGHGDKKDEPWWPKMQTLKELTDSCTIIIWIASALHAAINFGQYPYGGYLPNRPSMSRRLMPEPGSPEYEELKTNPEKGHLSTITPQLQTLIGISAIEILSTHSSDEIYLGQRDTPEWTNDKEPLQALERFGKKLTEIEEKIIKMNNDKKWKNRMGPIKMPYTLLYPLSDTGLTGKGIPNSVSI
- the LOC125876920 gene encoding probable linoleate 9S-lipoxygenase 5, encoding MSLGEVVDAIIGNTDGKNVKGRIILMKKNILDFTDINASVGDEVVDFLGEKVSIQLISGSIRDDPENGVEGKRSNPAYLEDWLTYITPIIAGESTFSVTFDWDHKEFGVPGAFIINNFHLNEFFLKSLTLEDVPNHGKIHFVCNSWVYPSFRYKSDRIFFANQTYLPSETPEPLRKYRENELVTLRGDGTGKLEEWDRVYDYAYYNDLGDPDKGEEYARPILGGSSEYPYPRRGRTGREPTKTDPNSESRIPLLMSLDIYVPRDERFGHLKMSDFLTFSLKFTVQSLFPAFKALFDNTPNEFDSFEDVLELYEGGIKLPQGPLLKALIDSIPLEILKDVFHSDGEGLFKFPTPQVIQEDKTAWRTDEEFGREMLAGINPVLISRLQEFPPKSNLDPNIYGNQNSTITREQIEDKLDGLTVDEAIKANMLFILNHHDIVMPYLRRINATTNTKNYASRTLLFLQDNGTLKPLAIELSLPHPDGDQFGTVSKVYTPSDQGVESSIWQLAKAYAVVNDSGIHELVSHWLNTHAVIEPFVIATNRQLSVLHPIHKLLLPHYRDTMNINALARQLLINSDGVIELTFFPSKYSMEMSAVVYKDWIFPEQALPADLIKRGVAVEDLNSPHGIHLLIQDYPYAVDGLKVWSAIKSWVTEYCNFYYKSDDAVQKDSELQAWWKELREEGHGDKKDEPWWPKMQTRQELIESCTITIWIASALHAAVNFGQYPYAGYLVNRPSLSRMFMPEPGSSEYEELKTNPDKVFLKTTVPPLQTLLEISVLEVLSTHASDTLYLGQRDSPEWTKDQEPILAFERVGKKLSDIEDQIMQMNSDHQKWKNRLGPAKVPYTLLFPTSEEGLTGKGIPNSINI